The following proteins are co-located in the Streptomyces sp. NBC_00435 genome:
- a CDS encoding non-ribosomal peptide synthetase, whose translation MMEPSARLVLISPTRLADVRRRTGGYSDRTIAEACAIGLSYWATGESPDGIDLTSGTLFADVLGWVDNGGAAPSDWGVGEAAPEGIGITLPGGVPQSEAQLALEDLADFPDRPLGTISASGLAERLRTLARWNDTGAERDRPTIVEMFREQARLRPDAVAIIDERRSLTYRQAAELSAQLAHHLIGRGLTAEQVVGISLGRSAEMVIGLLGVLQAGGAFVPLDPQWPAARRAVVIDDARVVLQLNDSGEHGPAEPAALAVDLDDWQYAAHPVEGTGVTAPGNSLAYVIFTSGSTGRPKGAMIRHEAISERLLWQVNEILGFGHDDASLFKAPLSFDISINEIFLPLVCGGRLVVLRPGGERDPHHLLSVIAEHRVTFTYLVSSMLDVLLEIAGDSDRLDSMRHVWCGGEVLTPELYERYRTRLDIPMYHGYGPAETTIGVSHVIYRGEAERLSTSIGKANPNTQLYVLDDELRPVPVGVGGELYVGGFLLGRGYVGAPGLTASRFVANPFADDGSRLYRTGDLARFAPDGSLDFLGRADNQIKIRGMRLELEDVEVGLAEHPGARHTCVVAKKNSAGGTYLVGYVIPAAGAEDLRADQVKAWAAEHMVEYMVPAHIVVMAEFPLTPNGKLDRRALPEPEIVTGSFLRPSNDNERAVCAAVASVLRLEEVGVDQDFFQLGGDSILAISLLSALREAGLYVTAGQIFANSVLGALAAVASREDVARVDHGDVATGSVTGSPIVQWLGRTTDAIDGFVQAVVLNSPDALTADALGAVLDSVVARHDMLRARLVRGDRWSFDIPEAGGTAAGWQESDRPLDECVALATEGLDPDNGVMLRAVWRREERQLVVVVHHVVVDGVSWRVLMEDLATAWRQCSAGEPIELPAVGTSFRRWTQLLGSAEFDADRAYFERPLPGPDAPLGRRAPSEADTVERERERTVTVGPEVTAALLGEVPAKFHAGVNDVLLTALAVTLARWRRGRGQDQTFAHVELEGHGREGRHVAGAAGIEPELSRTVGWFTTLFPVTVDPGTTGDFTAPEYLATALKAVKEDLARVPSNGVSYGALRYLADAAFTAPAPQILFNYLGRFDAGASGDWQLAGTTGQLGEKRDPRMRLPRVLEFNAIAEPDATGEYELVTTISWPEGMFTDEDIEAIGGYFQEALTALAALDQGGHSPSDFPLVRLTQADVDALDGPALRAVLPLTPLQEGLYFHSVFDDDSAGSYVEQQLLTLEGELDPDRLAAAATRLLALYPNLAARFTALADGRVVSVLESGVEAPFTALERPGITEEELHEYAERDRRAGFDLATGPLMRFTLVRDPESGRDVLVQTVHHIIADGWSVPPMLRTLLAEYHAPGSMYQLSGFPDYVGWLAGRDADESDRVWGAELAELPGPSLVATDHTPSDRFADTSVEPADDIDAAARSAGVPLSVAVHSAWAVTLGGILHSADVVFGSTVSGRDADVPGIGDMVGLFINTIPLRARWADATTARELLTSVREHQGAVLPHQYVSLARIGRQAGVGSLFDTLVVFDVATDVAALRRTGDTLAVTDLVNEGAPHYPLTLVVERALDGRPRFNLIYDGELLRESSAQDILSRFTHTLTGLLTRPDAPVGDLVPGEYGSPARITPATLGELFDAAADRDPAATAVTQCALDGTTRSLTYGELAAAKDELAATLRAAGVRPGRRVAVAVPRTIEQVVALVAIVSAGGAYVPLDMAYPDGRLEYVLADAAPQVVLVDPGQRERFTELLERAGVTARVLVQGDELPQDAEQDAEQDAARTVTDRPDWHDPAYVIYTSGSTGRPKGVVVPHSSVVALLANTRPDMDFGPDDVWVQFHSYSFDFAVWELWGALAHGGELLVPDYGLTRSPVDFHRLVRERGVTVLNQTPSAFYQFVEAERHAGEPLTALRRVIFGGEALDLGRLRGWVERHGAASPELVNMYGITETTVHVTHRVLTAEDFTFGDDVSPIGGPIPGLTTYLLDDRLRPVRPGVVGAIYVAGDQVSLGYLGRPDLTASRFVANPFANDGSRMYHTGDLAVRNLDGELEFTGRADDQVQLKGFRIELGEVESALRDLDGVIDVAVTVAGSGDHLVAHVVGRVPGDLSSLLAAKLPVHMVPGRVLPVDSLPLTVNGKLDRKALIERAAQDDTPVAATGSVPDSVLASLVGIFADTLSHPAADAGTDFFGAGGDSIVAITVVNRARALGLPIAPRDVFLLKTPRALAELLAERAPRDRASAATPTPARREDGPVAPTPIILRQRELGGSLARFAQARTVDVAEGTEFAEIERAANAVLAAHPALRMRLHAEHGVWTLRTEPGRVATVVRADTADATAAANEAAGRLDPGTGDVTAFTWLAATGTLVITVHHIAVDSVSWLILLDDLAAALRGETLAPATTSYAEYAEALTLRSAAGADDLGHWITTLQAPPLLPAVGALRDTTVVLGPDVSDQVTRTAPAALGVALTELLCGALRTALTRIQPSPTDLAIELERHGRVEVLEHHDYTRTVGWFTAIAPVRLTAHTDPVAAARELAERQPDEAGHIAYGRLRYLNPQTAPLLTARPQVLFNYLGRGSESRALHITGGDQGSPYAVEVNAWTDAATGSLHATFTLAEEVPDEIGAHWLHALESLAEASATAERTAPVTALQRGLFFQAQLAGSAGHYVAQSYFALDRRLDTDALAEAMACVMVRHPVVGAGFTTDDEGNPVQVLKAGRRVGVHTVELSSDEEVEALRVRDRNNGFDPAEAPLIRLTVIRLPDGRDGLLLSYHLLLWDGWSRAIVLRDLFEAYRAVLAGEKPDATPAVPGFEDYARTLAAKDQAVSERFWAEHLAGLLGPTLLAGPAPSLSDDLPPALLHTLTAEQSDLLRETARAHGVTLNSVLTGAFGLLLGTHTGRSDAVFGVTVSGREGEGLSDIVGVLLNTVPMWTRARPDDTVGEYLSAVQAARVDAMEHEHLGLGEIQRASGHDTLFDNLFVLQNFLDMDALAEMNARHGITEVKSDDSTHYPYTWVVTPGDRLTVKLEHRHGDSDTARRLLDDYVRVLQDLARSTGPVGALPALGPVPEPAVRTDIGTDTVVDRFDQAADRSPERIALVANGLSMTFGELRDRSRLLAGVLAGRGIGPERTVGLAIPRSPDWIVALFAVLRTGAAYVPLELDHPDERIATIVEDARPEVVLTVSAVSPRLTGDLIELDRPLPEAEPLVTFAPEDPNRLRYPAYTIYTSGSTGKPKGVVTEYAGLTNMLINHQRRIFEPVLAEHGNRVFRIAHTVSFAFDMSWEELLWLADGHEVHICDEELRRDAPALVEYCREHGIDVINVTPTYAQQLAAEGLLDNPDRRPALVLLGGEAVTPTLWQRLAETEGTVGYNLYGPTEYTINTLGVGTFECQDPVVGVAIDNTEVFVLDPWLRPLPDGVPGELYVSGIGIARGYLGQQAQTAHRFVASPFGEPGERMYRTGDLVIRRPDGNLMYLGRTDQQVKIRGHRVELGEVEAAFAAHPAVRFTAAVAQPDPQVDGAYRLAAYLVLAGSDLASVAAEVGAGLPDFLRPTHYAQVDSIPLTVNGKADTKALPEPKPLGALTTSGERGPETETETTVCEFFAEAMDLDDDEVSAVSDFVSLGGHSMLAVRLVGLLRREFGPVLTIRDLLTLRTPEAIARHLDDNS comes from the coding sequence ATGATGGAACCGAGCGCTCGTCTCGTGCTGATCTCTCCTACGCGCCTGGCCGACGTGCGCCGGCGTACCGGCGGATACTCCGACCGGACCATCGCCGAGGCCTGCGCCATCGGACTGTCGTACTGGGCGACGGGCGAGAGCCCCGACGGTATCGACCTGACCTCCGGCACGCTGTTCGCGGACGTCCTCGGATGGGTCGACAACGGAGGCGCCGCACCGAGCGACTGGGGAGTCGGCGAGGCCGCCCCGGAAGGCATCGGCATCACCCTCCCCGGGGGAGTCCCGCAGTCCGAGGCACAGCTCGCGCTCGAGGACCTGGCGGACTTCCCGGACCGTCCCCTCGGCACCATCAGCGCGTCCGGCCTGGCGGAGCGGCTCAGGACCCTGGCCCGGTGGAACGACACCGGGGCCGAGCGGGACCGGCCGACCATCGTGGAGATGTTCCGCGAGCAGGCGCGGCTCAGGCCGGACGCGGTCGCCATCATCGACGAACGCCGATCCCTGACCTATCGCCAGGCGGCCGAGCTGTCCGCACAGTTGGCCCACCACCTGATCGGACGCGGCCTCACCGCCGAGCAGGTCGTCGGCATCTCGCTGGGCCGTTCCGCCGAGATGGTGATCGGCCTGCTCGGAGTGCTGCAGGCCGGTGGCGCGTTCGTGCCGCTCGACCCGCAGTGGCCCGCCGCGCGCCGCGCCGTCGTCATCGACGACGCGCGGGTCGTGCTGCAGCTCAACGACTCCGGCGAGCACGGCCCCGCCGAGCCGGCCGCCCTCGCCGTCGACCTCGACGACTGGCAGTACGCCGCCCATCCCGTCGAGGGCACCGGAGTCACCGCACCCGGCAACTCCCTGGCCTACGTGATCTTCACATCCGGTTCGACCGGCCGTCCCAAGGGCGCGATGATCCGTCACGAGGCGATCAGCGAGCGGCTGCTGTGGCAGGTCAACGAGATCCTGGGCTTCGGCCACGACGACGCCTCCCTGTTCAAGGCGCCGCTGTCCTTCGACATATCCATCAACGAGATCTTCCTCCCGCTGGTGTGCGGCGGCCGGCTGGTGGTCCTGCGGCCCGGCGGCGAACGCGACCCGCACCACCTGCTGAGCGTGATCGCCGAGCACCGTGTCACCTTCACCTATCTCGTCTCCTCGATGCTGGACGTCCTGCTGGAGATCGCCGGGGACTCCGACCGGCTCGACAGCATGAGGCACGTGTGGTGCGGCGGCGAGGTGCTCACCCCGGAGCTGTACGAGCGCTACCGCACCCGGCTCGACATCCCCATGTACCACGGCTACGGACCGGCCGAGACGACCATCGGCGTCTCCCACGTCATCTACCGGGGCGAGGCGGAACGCCTGTCCACCTCGATCGGCAAGGCCAATCCCAACACCCAGCTGTACGTCCTCGACGACGAGCTGCGCCCGGTCCCCGTCGGCGTCGGCGGCGAGCTCTACGTCGGCGGCTTCCTCCTCGGACGCGGATACGTGGGCGCACCCGGTCTGACCGCGTCGCGGTTCGTGGCGAACCCCTTCGCCGACGACGGCTCCCGGCTGTACCGGACCGGCGACCTCGCCCGGTTCGCCCCGGACGGGTCGCTGGACTTCCTCGGCCGGGCCGACAACCAGATCAAGATCCGCGGCATGCGGCTCGAACTCGAGGACGTCGAGGTCGGTCTCGCCGAACACCCCGGGGCGCGGCACACCTGCGTCGTCGCGAAGAAGAACAGCGCCGGCGGCACCTACCTCGTGGGGTACGTGATCCCGGCCGCCGGAGCCGAGGACCTGCGGGCGGACCAGGTCAAGGCGTGGGCCGCCGAGCACATGGTCGAGTACATGGTGCCCGCCCACATCGTCGTGATGGCCGAGTTCCCGCTCACCCCGAACGGCAAGCTCGACCGACGCGCACTGCCCGAGCCGGAGATCGTCACCGGCTCGTTCCTCCGGCCCTCCAACGACAACGAGCGCGCGGTGTGCGCGGCCGTCGCGTCGGTACTGCGGCTGGAGGAGGTCGGCGTCGACCAGGACTTCTTCCAGCTCGGCGGTGACAGCATCCTCGCGATCTCGTTGCTGAGCGCGCTGCGCGAAGCGGGTCTCTACGTCACCGCGGGACAGATCTTCGCCAACAGCGTCCTCGGCGCGCTCGCGGCGGTGGCCAGCCGCGAGGACGTGGCCCGAGTGGACCACGGCGACGTCGCGACCGGTTCCGTCACGGGATCGCCCATCGTCCAGTGGCTCGGCAGGACCACGGACGCGATCGACGGCTTCGTGCAGGCGGTCGTACTGAATTCCCCGGATGCACTCACCGCCGACGCCCTCGGCGCCGTCCTCGACTCCGTCGTGGCCCGGCACGACATGCTGCGCGCCCGCCTCGTACGCGGCGACCGCTGGAGCTTCGACATCCCGGAGGCCGGCGGGACCGCGGCCGGCTGGCAGGAGAGCGACCGGCCGCTCGACGAGTGCGTCGCCCTCGCCACCGAAGGGCTGGACCCGGACAACGGCGTGATGCTGCGGGCCGTCTGGCGCCGTGAGGAACGCCAACTGGTCGTCGTCGTCCACCACGTGGTGGTCGACGGAGTGTCCTGGAGGGTCCTGATGGAGGACCTGGCCACGGCATGGCGCCAGTGCTCCGCGGGTGAACCGATCGAACTGCCCGCGGTGGGAACGTCGTTCCGGCGCTGGACCCAGCTCCTGGGGAGCGCGGAGTTCGACGCGGACCGCGCCTACTTCGAGCGTCCGCTCCCGGGCCCCGACGCGCCGCTGGGGCGCCGGGCACCGTCCGAGGCGGACACGGTCGAGCGGGAGAGGGAGCGGACCGTCACGGTCGGCCCCGAGGTCACCGCCGCGCTGCTGGGCGAGGTCCCGGCGAAGTTCCACGCGGGCGTCAACGACGTCCTGCTGACCGCGCTCGCCGTCACCCTCGCCCGGTGGCGCCGCGGCCGCGGCCAGGACCAGACCTTCGCGCACGTCGAACTGGAGGGCCACGGACGTGAAGGGCGTCACGTGGCGGGCGCCGCCGGCATCGAGCCGGAGCTGTCGCGGACCGTCGGCTGGTTCACGACCCTGTTCCCGGTGACCGTGGACCCCGGGACGACCGGCGACTTCACCGCCCCCGAGTACCTCGCCACCGCACTCAAGGCGGTCAAGGAAGACCTCGCCCGGGTACCGAGCAACGGCGTCTCCTACGGCGCCCTGCGCTACCTGGCCGACGCCGCCTTCACGGCCCCGGCACCGCAGATCCTCTTCAACTACCTGGGCCGCTTCGACGCGGGCGCGTCCGGGGACTGGCAGCTCGCCGGAACCACCGGGCAGCTCGGCGAGAAGCGCGACCCGAGAATGCGCCTGCCGCGCGTCCTGGAGTTCAACGCGATCGCCGAACCGGACGCCACCGGCGAGTACGAGCTCGTCACCACCATCTCCTGGCCCGAGGGGATGTTCACCGACGAGGACATCGAAGCGATCGGCGGGTACTTCCAGGAGGCCCTCACCGCCCTCGCCGCGCTCGACCAGGGCGGCCACTCGCCCAGTGACTTCCCGCTGGTGCGCCTGACCCAGGCCGACGTCGACGCCCTCGACGGCCCCGCGCTGCGCGCCGTCCTGCCCCTGACCCCGCTGCAGGAAGGCCTGTACTTCCACTCGGTCTTCGACGACGACTCCGCGGGCAGCTACGTCGAACAGCAGCTCCTGACGCTGGAAGGCGAGCTCGACCCCGACCGCCTCGCGGCCGCGGCCACCCGGCTGCTCGCCCTGTACCCGAACCTGGCCGCGCGGTTCACGGCCCTCGCCGACGGCCGTGTCGTCTCCGTACTGGAAAGCGGCGTCGAGGCGCCCTTCACCGCACTGGAGCGGCCCGGCATCACCGAGGAGGAGCTGCACGAGTACGCCGAGCGCGACCGCCGCGCCGGATTCGACCTGGCCACCGGCCCGCTGATGCGGTTCACGCTGGTCCGCGACCCGGAATCCGGCCGCGACGTCCTGGTGCAGACCGTCCACCACATCATCGCCGACGGCTGGTCGGTGCCCCCGATGCTGCGCACGCTGCTCGCCGAGTACCACGCGCCCGGGAGCATGTACCAGCTGAGCGGTTTCCCCGACTACGTCGGCTGGCTCGCCGGACGCGACGCCGACGAGAGCGACCGGGTGTGGGGCGCCGAACTCGCCGAGCTGCCCGGTCCCTCGCTGGTCGCCACGGACCACACCCCGTCCGACCGGTTCGCCGACACCTCGGTGGAACCCGCGGACGACATCGACGCGGCCGCCCGGTCGGCCGGCGTGCCGCTGAGCGTGGCCGTGCACAGTGCCTGGGCGGTGACCCTGGGCGGCATCCTGCACTCCGCAGACGTGGTCTTCGGCTCCACCGTCTCCGGCCGCGACGCCGACGTGCCCGGCATCGGAGACATGGTCGGCCTGTTCATCAACACCATCCCGCTGCGCGCGCGGTGGGCCGACGCCACCACGGCGCGCGAGCTGCTCACCTCGGTGCGCGAACACCAGGGCGCGGTGCTGCCGCACCAGTACGTCTCCCTGGCACGGATCGGCCGCCAGGCCGGCGTCGGCTCCCTCTTCGACACCCTCGTCGTGTTCGACGTGGCGACCGACGTGGCCGCCCTGCGCCGGACCGGCGACACGCTGGCCGTCACCGACCTCGTCAACGAGGGGGCACCCCACTATCCGCTGACCCTGGTCGTGGAGCGGGCCCTCGACGGGCGCCCGCGCTTCAACCTGATCTACGACGGCGAACTGCTGCGCGAGAGCAGCGCCCAGGACATCCTGAGCCGGTTCACGCACACCCTCACCGGCTTGCTCACCCGGCCGGACGCCCCGGTCGGCGACCTGGTGCCGGGGGAGTACGGGAGTCCCGCACGGATCACCCCCGCCACCCTCGGCGAGCTGTTCGACGCCGCGGCGGACCGGGACCCGGCGGCGACCGCCGTCACCCAGTGCGCCCTCGACGGCACCACCCGGTCCCTGACCTACGGGGAACTCGCCGCCGCGAAGGACGAACTCGCCGCCACCCTGCGTGCGGCCGGGGTCCGGCCGGGCCGCCGCGTGGCCGTGGCCGTCCCGCGCACCATCGAGCAGGTCGTCGCCCTGGTCGCGATCGTCAGCGCGGGCGGCGCGTACGTACCGCTCGACATGGCCTACCCGGACGGCCGGCTGGAGTACGTCCTCGCGGACGCCGCACCACAGGTCGTCCTCGTGGACCCTGGCCAGCGCGAACGCTTCACGGAGCTGCTGGAGCGGGCCGGCGTCACCGCCCGCGTCCTCGTACAGGGGGACGAGCTGCCGCAGGACGCCGAGCAGGACGCCGAGCAGGACGCCGCGCGGACCGTGACCGACCGGCCCGACTGGCACGACCCGGCCTACGTGATCTACACCTCCGGCTCCACCGGCAGGCCCAAGGGCGTCGTCGTCCCGCACTCCAGCGTGGTGGCGCTGCTCGCCAACACCCGGCCCGACATGGACTTCGGCCCGGACGACGTCTGGGTGCAGTTCCACTCCTACTCCTTCGACTTCGCGGTCTGGGAGCTGTGGGGCGCCCTGGCGCACGGCGGCGAGCTGCTCGTTCCCGACTACGGGCTGACCCGTTCCCCGGTCGACTTCCACCGCCTGGTCCGTGAGCGCGGAGTGACCGTGCTGAACCAGACGCCCTCGGCCTTCTACCAGTTCGTCGAGGCCGAACGGCACGCCGGTGAGCCCCTCACCGCCCTGCGCCGGGTCATCTTCGGCGGCGAGGCACTGGATCTCGGACGGCTGCGCGGATGGGTCGAGCGGCACGGCGCCGCCTCGCCCGAGCTCGTCAACATGTACGGGATCACCGAGACCACGGTCCACGTCACCCACCGGGTGCTGACCGCCGAGGACTTCACCTTCGGCGACGACGTGAGCCCCATCGGCGGCCCCATCCCGGGTCTGACCACCTACCTGCTCGACGACCGGCTCCGGCCGGTGCGGCCGGGCGTGGTGGGCGCCATCTACGTGGCCGGCGACCAGGTTTCCCTCGGGTACCTGGGCCGGCCGGACCTCACCGCGAGCCGGTTCGTGGCGAACCCGTTCGCGAACGACGGCTCCCGCATGTACCACACGGGCGACCTCGCCGTCCGAAACCTCGACGGTGAGCTGGAGTTCACCGGCCGCGCCGACGACCAGGTACAGCTCAAGGGCTTCCGCATCGAGCTCGGCGAGGTCGAGTCCGCGCTGCGGGACCTCGACGGCGTGATCGACGTCGCCGTGACCGTGGCCGGCAGCGGCGACCACCTGGTCGCGCACGTCGTGGGCCGGGTGCCCGGAGACCTCTCCTCACTCCTCGCCGCGAAGCTGCCCGTGCACATGGTGCCGGGGCGCGTCCTGCCCGTGGACTCCCTGCCGCTGACCGTCAACGGCAAGCTGGACCGCAAGGCCCTGATCGAGCGGGCGGCGCAGGACGACACCCCGGTGGCCGCCACCGGTTCCGTGCCCGATTCCGTACTGGCCTCACTGGTGGGCATCTTCGCCGACACGCTGTCCCACCCGGCCGCCGACGCCGGCACCGACTTCTTCGGGGCGGGCGGCGACAGCATCGTCGCCATCACCGTGGTCAACCGGGCCAGGGCGCTCGGCCTGCCGATCGCACCCCGCGACGTGTTCCTGCTGAAGACACCGCGGGCACTCGCCGAGCTCCTCGCCGAGCGTGCCCCGCGGGACCGGGCATCCGCTGCGACGCCCACCCCCGCGCGCCGCGAGGACGGCCCGGTGGCGCCCACTCCGATCATCCTGCGCCAGCGGGAACTGGGCGGTTCCCTCGCCAGGTTCGCCCAGGCCAGGACGGTGGACGTGGCCGAAGGCACCGAGTTCGCCGAGATCGAGCGCGCCGCGAACGCCGTACTGGCCGCCCACCCGGCCCTGCGGATGCGACTGCACGCCGAGCACGGGGTGTGGACCCTGCGCACCGAACCCGGCCGCGTGGCCACCGTCGTCCGCGCGGACACGGCCGACGCCACGGCGGCGGCCAACGAGGCCGCCGGCCGGCTCGACCCCGGGACCGGGGACGTCACCGCGTTCACCTGGCTCGCGGCCACCGGCACCCTGGTGATCACCGTCCACCACATCGCGGTCGACTCCGTCTCCTGGCTGATCCTGCTCGACGACCTGGCCGCCGCCCTGCGCGGGGAGACCCTCGCACCGGCCACCACGTCCTACGCCGAGTACGCCGAGGCGCTGACCCTGCGGTCCGCCGCCGGCGCCGACGACCTGGGACACTGGATCACCACCCTCCAGGCGCCCCCGCTGCTGCCCGCGGTCGGCGCGCTGCGCGACACCACCGTGGTGCTCGGTCCCGACGTCAGCGACCAGGTGACGCGCACCGCCCCCGCCGCACTGGGCGTCGCGCTCACCGAGCTGCTGTGCGGCGCCCTGCGCACCGCCCTGACCAGGATCCAGCCGTCGCCCACCGATCTCGCGATCGAGCTGGAGCGGCACGGCCGGGTGGAGGTGCTGGAGCACCACGACTACACCCGTACGGTCGGCTGGTTCACCGCCATCGCGCCCGTCCGGCTCACCGCGCACACCGATCCGGTCGCGGCGGCCCGCGAGCTCGCCGAGCGGCAGCCCGACGAAGCCGGGCACATCGCCTACGGCCGGCTCCGCTACCTCAACCCGCAGACGGCCCCGCTGCTGACCGCCCGTCCGCAGGTGCTGTTCAACTACCTCGGCCGCGGCAGCGAGTCCCGGGCGCTGCACATCACCGGCGGCGACCAGGGCAGCCCGTACGCCGTCGAGGTCAACGCCTGGACCGACGCGGCCACCGGCAGCCTGCACGCGACCTTCACCCTCGCCGAGGAGGTCCCCGACGAGATCGGCGCGCACTGGCTGCACGCCCTGGAATCCCTCGCCGAGGCCTCCGCCACGGCCGAACGCACGGCGCCGGTCACCGCACTCCAGCGGGGCCTGTTCTTCCAGGCCCAGCTGGCGGGATCGGCCGGACACTACGTCGCGCAGAGCTACTTCGCCCTCGACCGGCGCCTCGACACCGACGCACTGGCCGAGGCCATGGCCTGCGTGATGGTCCGGCACCCGGTCGTCGGCGCCGGCTTCACCACCGACGACGAAGGCAACCCGGTCCAGGTCCTCAAGGCGGGCCGGCGGGTCGGCGTCCACACCGTCGAGCTGTCGAGCGACGAGGAAGTCGAAGCCCTGCGCGTCCGGGACCGCAACAACGGCTTCGACCCGGCCGAAGCGCCGCTGATCCGGCTGACCGTGATCCGGCTGCCCGACGGCCGTGACGGGCTGCTCCTCAGCTACCACTTGCTGCTGTGGGACGGCTGGTCCCGCGCCATCGTCCTGCGGGACCTGTTCGAGGCCTACCGGGCCGTGCTCGCCGGCGAGAAGCCGGACGCGACCCCGGCCGTGCCGGGCTTCGAGGACTACGCCCGGACGCTCGCCGCCAAGGACCAGGCCGTCTCCGAGCGGTTCTGGGCCGAGCACCTGGCCGGGCTCTTGGGCCCGACGCTGCTCGCGGGACCGGCGCCGTCCCTCTCGGACGACCTGCCGCCCGCGCTCCTGCACACACTCACCGCCGAACAGTCGGACCTGCTCCGGGAGACGGCCAGGGCACACGGAGTCACCCTCAACTCGGTCCTCACGGGCGCCTTCGGCCTGCTCCTCGGCACCCACACCGGCCGCAGCGACGCGGTGTTCGGCGTGACCGTCTCCGGCCGCGAGGGCGAGGGCCTGTCCGACATCGTCGGCGTGCTGCTCAACACCGTGCCCATGTGGACGCGGGCCCGGCCCGACGACACGGTCGGGGAGTACCTGTCGGCCGTACAGGCGGCCCGGGTCGACGCGATGGAGCACGAGCACCTGGGACTCGGTGAGATCCAGCGGGCCAGTGGCCACGACACCCTGTTCGACAACCTGTTCGTGCTCCAGAACTTCCTGGACATGGACGCGCTCGCCGAGATGAACGCCCGCCACGGCATCACCGAGGTGAAGTCGGACGACTCCACCCACTACCCCTACACCTGGGTCGTCACGCCGGGCGACCGGCTCACGGTCAAGCTGGAACACCGCCACGGCGACAGCGACACCGCCCGCCGCCTCCTCGACGACTACGTCCGTGTGCTCCAGGACCTGGCCCGGTCCACCGGACCGGTGGGCGCGCTGCCCGCGCTCGGGCCGGTGCCCGAGCCCGCCGTCCGCACGGACATCGGCACCGACACGGTGGTCGACCGCTTCGACCAGGCGGCGGACCGGTCGCCCGAGCGGATCGCGCTCGTGGCGAACGGCCTCAGCATGACCTTCGGTGAACTCCGGGACCGCAGCCGCCTGCTGGCGGGTGTGCTCGCCGGCCGCGGCATCGGCCCGGAGCGGACCGTGGGCCTGGCGATACCGCGTTCGCCGGACTGGATCGTGGCACTGTTCGCCGTACTGCGCACCGGAGCGGCGTACGTACCGCTGGAGCTGGACCACCCGGACGAGCGGATCGCCACGATCGTCGAGGACGCCCGTCCCGAGGTCGTCCTCACCGTCAGCGCCGTCTCGCCCAGGCTGACCGGCGACCTGATCGAACTGGACCGGCCCCTTCCCGAGGCCGAGCCGCTCGTGACGTTCGCGCCCGAGGACCCGAACCGGCTCCGGTACCCCGCGTACACGATCTACACCTCCGGCTCGACGGGGAAGCCCAAGGGCGTCGTGACCGAGTACGCCGGTCTCACCAACATGCTGATCAACCACCAGCGCCGCATCTTCGAACCGGTGCTGGCGGAGCACGGCAACCGGGTCTTCAGGATCGCGCACACCGTGTCCTTCGCCTTCGACATGTCGTGGGAGGAGCTGCTGTGGCTCGCCGACGGCCACGAGGTGCACATCTGCGACGAGGAACTGCGCCGCGACGCCCCCGCCCTGGTCGAGTACTGCCGCGAGCACGGGATCGACGTGATCAACGTGACCCCGACCTACGCGCAGCAGCTGGCGGCCGAGGGCCTGCTGGACAACCCGGACCGACGTCCCGCGCTGGTGCTGCTGGGCGGCGAGGCGGTCACCCCGACCCTGTGGCAGCGACTCGCCGAGACCGAGGGGACGGTCGGCTACAACCTGTACGGGCCGACCGAATACACCATCAACACCTTGGGCGTCGGCACCTTCGAGTGCCAGGACCCGGTGGTGGGCGTGGCGATCGACAACACCGAGGTGTTCGTGCTGGACCCGTGGCTGCGGCCGCTGCCGGACGGGGTTCCCGGTGAGCTCTACGTGTCGGGCATCGGCATCGCCCGGGGGTACCTCGGCCAGCAGGCACAGACCGCGCACCGGTTCGTTGCTTCCCCGTTCGGCGAGCCCGGCGAGCGCATGTACCGGACGGGCGACCTGGTGATCCGCCGGCCGGACGGGAACCTGATGTACCTCGGCCGCACCGACCAGCAGGTCAAGATCCGGGGCCACCGCGTCGAGTTGGGGGAGGTCGAGGCCGCGTTCGCCGCGCACCCGGCGGTACGGTTCACCGCCGCGGTCGCCCAGCCCGACCCGCAGGTGGACGGCGCCTACCGGCTGGCCGCGTACCTCGTACTGGCCGGCTCCGACCTGGCCTCGGTCGCCGCCGAGGTGGGCGCCGGACTGCCGGACTTCCTGCGCCCGACGCACTACGCTCAGGTCGACAGCATCCCGCTCACGGTGAACGGGAAGGCCGACACCAAGGCACTGCCGGAGCCCAAGCCGCTGGGAGCGCTGACCACTTCGGGTGAGCGCGGCCCGGAGACCGAGACCGAGACCACGGTCTGCGAGTTCTTCGCCGAGGCCATGGACCTGGACGACGACGAGGTGAGCGCCGTGAGCGACTTCGTGTCCCTGGGAGGACACTCCATGCTGGCCGTACGCCTGGTCGGACTCCTGCGCCGTGAATTCGGCCCCGTGCTCACCATCCGTGATCTGCTCACCCTGCGGACCCCCGAAGCGATTGCCCGGCACCTCGATGACAATTCCTGA